The Tenebrio molitor chromosome 5, icTenMoli1.1, whole genome shotgun sequence genome segment TTTCTACTTTCGGCTCGGTCACTTGAATCGTGCCGTCctccaggaaaaaatatattttgactCTGCGCACGGCGTAAGGAGCACCGCGCACCTCCTGTAACGTCTCCTTGAAGAAGGCGTCAAAACACAAAATCTGCAAAAGCGCTGTTAGATGAAACCAAAACGTAAATCGAAAGTTTACTTGTTTATCGAACGCGATCCAAGACGGAAGTTCCAAAACTTCTCCCCGAGGGTACAAAGATGGATATTTGTCAGAAAGGGGCCCGAACATGTTCGGTTTCACCTTCTCGACCAAAGCAGGGACTCCATCTCCGATGAAATCAAATTTGGGGTCCATGTTAAACTTAGTCCTGCCCAACTGGAAATTAAGGGTCTCGATGATCTGTACAAAGAATTGCGGATGATTACCATCGAGTTGAAGGTGTACCCTGGCAAAAAGGGCAGATCTGGACAGCGAAGGGCCATGATGAGATTTCTTAAGATGAAAGACGGTCCACAAATGGCAGGATGTTTGTTACGTTGTCATGGTAACGAAGCCGGTCCTGTTTTTATTGGCAAATGACGTTTGACATAGGCAACCAAGAATACACGCGAAGCTCAGCTGTTGGGAAGGTTAGATTAAGGTAGAATTTCCGTTGAATTTTCTCCttataattttgtaaatatagaTTGTGATGTCATGTTGTTGAACAACATGATGTTGTTCGGGAGTGGACGCCTTTAATCGCAGCACAAAGTGAAATACCGAATGAGAACTCTTCAGCTGTTATCTGGTGCATGTGAAGTGGGTACCCTATTTACTGATTACGGGtgcatttataaatattattcgaAGTCAGCAATTTTAGTCGAATCGAAATGAGTGTAAGTAAAGAACACCCAATTAAGGCAATGGAGAGAAAACAAGTGAATTCGAGTATTTTAAGTGTGATATTCAGTGCAGTGAAAAAGGTGCCTTAAAGAAACACTCATTTATATCAGTTTTACCGAAAATATATCGTTTTAGGCGTCTGTTGTCGGAATCGTGTACCTCGCGGGTTACATGCAATGGTCTATTGCGTGGTTCATAGGCCCGATCGTGCTCTTTGTGATCAGGGATCAATGGAAGACAACAAGTGACAGAAGAAGAACTATTGCCAAAGCTGCAGCCCTAGCCAGTGAGAAAGATGTTGTCTTGGCCAGGCTGGATGACCTACCAGCTTGGGTATGTTGTGGAGGTCGATTTGATCATTCTGACTCAGTCatgtaatatttaaattatgtttacATTATACAAACTCAATTCTTACAATTgagataaaaaatgttattttatttgcatAGTTAACAACGACGcgagcattttttaaatttattgagcTGAATTGCCAACTGgcctaatttaattattaaaatgatttgtaatttttatgcttGTCACATAATCCAACGGATTTTCGACTATCGCCGAACTTCCTTCCTTTCCGTTTATCAATTGACTCTAAAAATACAGTTGTTATCTTTGAACATATTTCAGGTATTTTTCCCCGATATTGAACGCGCGGAATGGATCAATCGAGTGAGTACTGCCATACGGCGCTCCCGAATCACatatatttgttatttttaccCTAGATAATCAAACAAGTTTGGCCAAATATCAACCATTACGCACGCGACTTAATCAGAGATACAATTCAACCGAATTTAAGAGAAAGTCTAGAAGCCTACAAATTATCGGGGTTTAAGTTTGAACGCATCGTCTTGGGAACCGTGGTATTAAATGCTACTCTCTTGTCGCCAACATCTTTCAATAACAATACCTTCTTCTAGCCGTTCCGCATCGGAGGTGTCAAAGTTTATGACAAAAATATAGCCAGAAATGAGATCGTCATGGATCTGGATATTTTGTAAGCTTTGAAGTAAATGTGAGTCAGATATTGAGGATTTCATGATTTCAGCTACGCCGGAGATTGTGACATCACGTTTTATTTGGCCGGGATGAAGGGAGGCATTCGCGATTTTCAGGTATTACGGTTTTACTAAAATACAAAGCAAACAAAAGAACCAATCTTCTAGTTTGATATAAACACTCAAAAATTATGAGTGTCGCACGGAAATGAGGAAAACTTGAAATGTTTAAATTCACGAatagtttaatttttgcagCTGCACGGCATGCTTCGCGTTGTGATGAAGCCCCTGATTACCACCATACCCTTAGTGGGCGGCCTTCAAGTCTTCTTCCTCAACAATCCCGACATCGACTTCGACTTGGTCGGAATCGCCGACCTCTTAGACATGCCCGGCTTGAGGTAACACACCTCGCTTGCCAATCGCCCAATGACATTTCTCTCCACAGCGACATCTTGCGGCGAATTGTCGTAGAAACTGTGGCGTCGATGATGGTTCTCCCGAATAAATTCCCGATCCAACTGAGCGACGACATCGAGGCCATCGAGCTGAAAGCCCCCGAACCAGAGGTACTTCGACAGTTGTCCCGACCTTTTAGTAGGTTTTGTTTGCAGGGCGTGCTCCGCGTCCACGTGGTCGAAGCCAAAAATCTGATGAAAAAAGATATCGGGATGTTGGGTAAAGGTAAATCCGATCCTTACGCGGTTGTCACTCTAGGTGCGCAAGAGTTCAAGACGAAAGTGATCGTCAACAATGTCGATCCCAAATGGGACTTCTGGTGCGAGGTGAGTTCGGATGGTGTTTGACTTTACCATTTGATTTTCTAAGTTTTTATCAAATTCCGTGTCTGCATGTTTCTTGACTGTTTCGaaagttattaaaatgagTTAGATAGCGAGCGAGTGGTGCTCGTGGAAAGCAGCAGATTAACAAACACAAAAGCTTGATCAGACAGCAGACGGCCGAGTCTTGTTAATTAGATACACCTCACGTCATGTAGTTGCTCTTTAGTGACTGATACGTAGGcgaaattaatgaaaatcttTAGGTTTTACTTTATATTTTCGTTCATCGATTGTCTATTGCCAGTTTAATGTTTTGGAATCCGACGGACAACAACTTTATATTCATCTTTGGGATAAGGACGAACCTTCAGATGACGAAGCCTTGGGCAGGTAAGGACGAAGTCATCCACAGTAAACAAGTAGATACGTTCACAATATAGGAAATGAGTTGATCACCGATGTCAACCCGTACGATCATTATATTGCACgagttttaatttaatcaataaTCTGTCGGAGTCTACCGCTTTTTGGtccataaattttattactgtgtacatatttttcattGTGGCTGTTTTTaatgtatattttatatttgtttacAAAGAGTGGTTTCGAAATTGTctcacattaaaaaataacacatCAATTCGCAACTCGATCGAGTAAAAGCCTACTTAGTCgagttgattaattaaattaaaactccACCGGCTTTTTGCATTGCTTCAGAGCTTGCAGTGTTTCTTgcatgtttaattttaatttcttccacGATGAGAACACCGAATTTAACtttcttttgaaaataattgtggaaTTTAGGCGCAGATAAGCTCGAGCGAGTCTCAATTATTAACCGTTCATTTATGGGATTGGGATCCAGGTTTACCCGGAGCCCAGAACCACGACTACCTGGGAAGGTTAGAGTTTTGAGGAAAATGAGCATTCGCGCgcttgaatttattttttgcccaagaattttgtgtttttttctgtataataaaaacaattaccaGCTTTGTGGCAGTTTGTTTACTACACGTGTTATGTTGTATAGTCAATCTTGGAAAGTACTAAGAGTACCTGGCTTCATCTTCATTTATATGATAAAGACAAGGGTCATCGAGATGACGATCTTGGAAGGTACCACTAACATTAATTTTCGTTCATTCGATtatttttaccttcattactTGTTTTTTCGATTCATTTATGTGCAGTGAACAAAGATAAAAGTAAGGTTTTAAAGCATGGCGTTTTTGGTTTAAACGATTATCTTTACTGTTGTTAGCGGTGATTTGCTTAACTCATTAATCATGACCGGCTTGCTCTAATCCTTGTCAACAAGTGTCTCTATGTTGTTGCCAAGGCACAATTGCATTTCACCAACAGTCTCTTCCGTTTAGGGCCACCGTGGAAGTTTCCAATATCGTGAAAAAAGGCCAAGACGACATGGTGAGATGACTGTTTTAGGTGAAACAAAATAACGATTGTCATTCTAGTGGATAACTTTAGAACAAGCCAAACACGGAATGGTTCATCTTCGCCTGACGTGGCTCGTGCTCAGCGATGATTATTCAGATCTGAAAGCCGTAAGTCCCCCAAATCTTGCACGACATCTTTTCCAACTGTTTTTCTAGGCTCTCGAAGAGACACAGCTTTTACGAGTGACATCAATGAGTACCGCTTTGTTAACAGTTTTTATAGACTCAGCAAAAAATctgccggtaattatgttgactCTAAACGAGACAACTTTTCAAAGAGAATTCTCAACAGCAAGCCCGATCCAGCACAAAACCTGACCCGTACGCAGTTTTGAAAGTCGGCAATACAATTCACGAGACCAAAGAAATACCGAGAAACATCCATCCAGTATGGGAGCAAGGATTTACCTTCTTGGTTGCCAATCCCGAATCAGATACGCTTTATTTGACAATCATCGACAAGAAAACGTCAAGCGAATTGGGTAGAATCACCTACAACATCAGTAAATTGTCGAAGAAGACAAAGATGGGAGTGTACAAAGAACCGTTCTCGTTACTTAGGTCGGGACCGGAAAGCAAAGTCGTGTGGTCGATGCAGCTAAAGGTGATTAGGATTTCAACAATTGCGCACTTCTAAACCTTGCGTTTCAGATCTTGAAACGTGCAGAAGATGTCGACGACGGTCCAACGTCCCGTCTGGAACGCACTGACTCTCAAAAATCAACGGGATCGGCCGTTCAGGATGTTGTCTCGACTCCGAAAGAACTAGAAGTCGAAATTAAAAACGAGCTTACAGACAATCCAGTCAGTGATCAACCACCACCAGAGTACGAAGAGACTGTCAAAGCTACGACTTCACCCGTTCTAGCAAGCACACCGACCAGTGAAATCGGCGATCTTATCCACAGAAGCCCCAGTATCACTTCGTAATTGATGACAGAACAGCGTTGACAAAATCTAATGATGAGTTTCAGATCTGCCGGTGTCCACGACCTAGGCCGCATCCAACTGACCATGAAATACAGCGTGCAAAGGCAGCGTTTGATCGTGGTCATCCATAAAATAGCGTAAGCTGGCAAAATCTAAAACAAATTCGTTGattttcttgtgtcattttagCAACATACCGTTGAAAGATCCGTCCAGTATACCAGATCCCTACGTCAAACTGTATCTTTTGCCTGAACGGGCCAAGGACAGCAAGAGAAAGACCCAAGTGGTTAAGGACAATTGCAACGCAGTTTTCGACGAGACTTTCGAGTATATTTTGTCGCAAGGAGAACTCAACACGAAGCAACTTGAAGTGACGGTCGCCTCGCAGAAACAACTGTTTTATAGCGGCAGCAACATTTTGGGCATGGTAAAATTCCAAATCGGATCGATTTTTTTGGTTTGACCGATTTGTTTCAGGTCGTTATCGATTTTGAGAAACTCAACATCAGCCAACCTTATACCGCTTGGTTTGACTTGAATCCCGAGTCGACGTACGAGCGCTGAATATTGTCAATTACATGGTACTTAACAGAAGCCtaagtatgtattttaaaCATATTTATTCACAATTTCGAAGTGTTTTTTTCTTACTTAACGAtgtattttatgtttatacatacatatatcttTTTATATGTGTTACTATTTATGCtaaaatgtcataataaagtAATGTTGAGcactttattgtttttttgacaaaataaaaagagtgtgtgcttaagaccgcacgacagaagtgaaaacttctatgatgctcgttactgattttaagtaatatgtacagtcgatggacaaataaaactgggacaaaaatgataatcacataagtcaaaatttacaaatttgtatcgtttaattacggctttatcacaaataggttaactttggtatgacatattatataaaCACTGATAGATAtgttgacaattcaatggtctgatttacatagattaaattttaagtgtcccagttttatttgtccaccgaccgtacgtactattgcgggcaaaaaaagtgggacatcaaatttctgtcagttttgaaaaattcgatgtagtgcaagctttattgtcattttttttgacactattccagctgacagtttaaaaatttattttatactcctattttccttttccaaatgccctcttcttttgataaaggtagattttgattggaactttgcattaaataaatattcactacgtgcttacttacaatcattccctacaacctacaatacttaatgacaacgtcaatcaattcaaagtagggttagaatcaggtaagggttatttcacataaaaagtcaagacaatgacgttgatgtcccactttttttgcccgcaatagtactatcgcggccatccaaaagtgaacgtttttttttaatagtttgatttttactttaaatcataggcgtcctaaaatgtcaaagtttgacgctagcgataaaaaaattattgaaactattttttttaaatgccacatctcactccgattcagacagctagggctattgcaaagctagaaaaaaattggtcgttggctgctgaGGCGAGataattacattgcagtaagacttggatcttcaatataaagaggcgttggcaagaaaataggcttgagaggccaataCGAATAGGTGGTGGAAagatttctttactaaagtttactttcaccttaataatgtattaattacttctcagtctcatttttcttaaacattatttattacaactttttattattattatgctgcacgaacgccaatgaatacagcctgatttaatctaacgaaaaatacggaaattttcgcaagctatcgttcacttttagatggccgcgattgtacataCCTAGATAATATATCATTATGAATGATAGAATTGatagtacttggaggaatgaggagcaaggcataaataattaatattatttaaatccaatgctgtttttaaataaccatcaaaaatctgtatttttcaatagaagctgcaaatacgtccgcttttagaggtatactctggcaaaatttgtaagGTTAGGTTTGGACTCTGCCtggtttggatgtttaagttttattttcttgacgatgatattgaacacaacacaagttttcatagcaatactttgtattatgataatttgtccattttcctcttcacattttgctacacaaatttttccaatagatgaattgttgaagccatataattgagaattacgtat includes the following:
- the Esyt2 gene encoding extended synaptotagmin-2-B isoform X1, translated to MSVSKEHPIKAMERKQVNSSILSVIFSAVKKASVVGIVYLAGYMQWSIAWFIGPIVLFVIRDQWKTTSDRRRTIAKAAALASEKDVVLARLDDLPAWVFFPDIERAEWINRIIKQVWPNINHYARDLIRDTIQPNLRESLEAYKLSGFKFERIVLGTVPFRIGGVKVYDKNIARNEIVMDLDIFYAGDCDITFYLAGMKGGIRDFQLHGMLRVVMKPLITTIPLVGGLQVFFLNNPDIDFDLVGIADLLDMPGLSDILRRIVVETVASMMVLPNKFPIQLSDDIEAIELKAPEPEGVLRVHVVEAKNLMKKDIGMLGKGKSDPYAVVTLGAQEFKTKVIVNNVDPKWDFWCEAQISSSESQLLTVHLWDWDPGLPGAQNHDYLGRATVEVSNIVKKGQDDMWITLEQAKHGMVHLRLTWLVLSDDYSDLKAALEETQLLRVTSMSTALLTVFIDSAKNLPQARSSTKPDPYAVLKVGNTIHETKEIPRNIHPVWEQGFTFLVANPESDTLYLTIIDKKTSSELGRITYNISKLSKKTKMGVYKEPFSLLRSGPESKVVWSMQLKILKRAEDVDDGPTSRLERTDSQKSTGSAVQDVVSTPKELEVEIKNELTDNPVSDQPPPEYEETVKATTSPVLASTPTSEIGDLIHRSPSITSSAGVHDLGRIQLTMKYSVQRQRLIVVIHKIANIPLKDPSSIPDPYVKLYLLPERAKDSKRKTQVVKDNCNAVFDETFEYILSQGELNTKQLEVTVASQKQLFYSGSNILGMVVIDFEKLNISQPYTAWFDLNPESTYER
- the Esyt2 gene encoding extended synaptotagmin-2-B isoform X2; the encoded protein is MSVSKEHPIKAMERKQVNSSILSVIFSAVKKASVVGIVYLAGYMQWSIAWFIGPIVLFVIRDQWKTTSDRRRTIAKAAALASEKDVVLARLDDLPAWVFFPDIERAEWINRIIKQVWPNINHYARDLIRDTIQPNLRESLEAYKLSGFKFERIVLGTVPFRIGGVKVYDKNIARNEIVMDLDIFYAGDCDITFYLAGMKGGIRDFQLHGMLRVVMKPLITTIPLVGGLQVFFLNNPDIDFDLVGIADLLDMPGLSDILRRIVVETVASMMVLPNKFPIQLSDDIEAIELKAPEPEGVLRVHVVEAKNLMKKDIGMLGKGKSDPYAVVTLGAQEFKTKVIVNNVDPKWDFWCEFNVLESDGQQLYIHLWDKDEPSDDEALGRATVEVSNIVKKGQDDMWITLEQAKHGMVHLRLTWLVLSDDYSDLKAALEETQLLRVTSMSTALLTVFIDSAKNLPQARSSTKPDPYAVLKVGNTIHETKEIPRNIHPVWEQGFTFLVANPESDTLYLTIIDKKTSSELGRITYNISKLSKKTKMGVYKEPFSLLRSGPESKVVWSMQLKILKRAEDVDDGPTSRLERTDSQKSTGSAVQDVVSTPKELEVEIKNELTDNPVSDQPPPEYEETVKATTSPVLASTPTSEIGDLIHRSPSITSSAGVHDLGRIQLTMKYSVQRQRLIVVIHKIANIPLKDPSSIPDPYVKLYLLPERAKDSKRKTQVVKDNCNAVFDETFEYILSQGELNTKQLEVTVASQKQLFYSGSNILGMVVIDFEKLNISQPYTAWFDLNPESTYER